Sequence from the Spirochaetae bacterium HGW-Spirochaetae-1 genome:
TCAGTGCGGCATATATGACTACTCTCGTCTTCAGATTATATGAATTGATCCTCCCAATCAATCCCTTCACGGTCACTCTCTCCATGGCTAACCTCACAATTTCAACTATTAGAGTAATTACTCTACACAAATACATGTCTAGAGTATATACTCTATTTGTCAATTCATTTTAATCAGAAATTGCCAGAAGCTGCATTATGGCGGTCCATACAGCGGGCTTGACATATGGCTTTAAAAGAAAACGAAACTGCAGAAGACGGATGCGGATATTTCCGGCGGTGATCTTTTCCCCGTGGATGTACATGGAAGAGATGAGAAACTCGGTTCCGGTCCAGAACACATTGATGAAGGCGTCCCTTTCAACGCCCGACAGGGGCCGTTCCAGAAGGCCGGCATTGTTCATAAAATCAATTATTTTTGCCACATCCCTGAACCTGATATTTTTATTCTTCACATACCGCTCCCGGAGAACCTTATCGCGGGAAAGAAGAGCGGGCAGGTCCAGATAAAAAAACCGGTAATCATAAAAAAGAAGACACGATTTATCCACTATCTCAACGAGATCGGACAGTTCGGGAATGGAGGATTCTCTCTGCCATAATCGGTCAAAGGAAAGTACCCACCGGTCAAAGATGAAACGGATGATCTCCTCCTTATTTCTGAAGTGGTAATAGAGGTTACCGGGACTGATTGACAGTTCCTTTGCTATATGGTTCGTCGTTATATTCAGTGATCCATGCTCGTTAAAAAGAGCAAGCGAAGTCTTGATTATACGTTCTCTGGTATCCATTAAAAACCTTTGATTCGCTTAATATAACTTTTCCATCAGCCATGCCATATTCTGACCCAGGGTTCTCATCACCTGTACCCCCTCCTCGTCCTGTTCGACGTCGCCGATATTCCTGCCAACACCGCTGTTCCAGTAATTCGAGCCGGGAATGATCATTTCGGCGATAAGAAAAAAATAATTAAGGGAACTGAACACGTGATTTGCCCCGCTCCGCCGGACGGCCACAACGGACGCCCCGACCTTCCGCCGGTACAGATCGGTATTGGCGCGGCCCACCATGCCTGCCCGGTCGATGAGGGCCTTCATCTCCGTGGTGACATTGGAAAAATAGGTGGGTGATCCCAAAATGATCCCCTGGGCATCACGCATTTTATCAATGCATTCGTTGATTATATCATCATTGAATATGCAATGGCCGTCCTTTTTCTCAAAACATTTATAACAGGCCGCACAGCCCCTGATAAGTCTTCGGCCTATGTGGACCGTTTCACATTCGATTCCTTCTTTCTTCAGCTCATCAAATACAATATTGATGAGAATATTCGTGTTCCCTTCGGCACGCGGACTTCCGTTAAAAGCAACTACTTTCATCACAACCCCTTTTCTTTTTCGATATAACCGGAAATTACACGATCCAGGATGTCCAGTGGCATGCTCCCGTTCAGGAGGATAAGATCATGAAACTTCCTGATATCGAAACGGCTTCCCAGCTCCCTTTTCATTCTTTCCCGGTATTCCAGCAGTTTAATCATACCGATTTTATATGCACAGGCCTGTCCCGGCATGACAATATACCGTTCGATCTCGGCCGTTACATCCGTGACGGACATGCCGGTTTTTTCCAGCATGTAGGCTATGGCCCTCTCCCTGGTCCACTTTTTCCGGTGTATGCCCGTATCAACAACGAGTCTCACGGCCCGGAACATTTCGGCCTGGAGCCGGCCCAGGTTGCTGAAAGGATCATCCTGATATCCCTGCTCCCACGCGAGCCTTTCGGCATAGAGGGCCCAGCCCTCAACATAGGCGGTAAAGGGATACACCTTCCTGAACATGGGCACACCCTTTAAGTCCATGGCGATAGCCAGCTGCGTATGATGGCCCGGGACCGCTTCATGATAGGCCAGGGTACGCATGCCGAACCTGACCTGGTCCCCGGTATTTCTCAGGTTAACATAAAATATCCCGGGCCTGCCGCCGTCCATGGAAGGCGGATTGTAATATGCCGTCGGCGAAGTGGCCTCCTTGAAAACGGGGAGCCGTTTTACCTCGACCTTCCGGTCCGTACCCGTGGCAATAAAGCTTTTCACTCCCGCCTCCATCTCGCGCACAATGGCCTCGTAGTCCCGGAGAACCTGTTCTTTCCCCGGAGCTGTATCGGGGTACAAAAACCTTTTCTCTTTTGCGAGTCTGTTCATAAACACAGACACGGGAGCCCCGGTATATCCCTGCGATTGAAGTATTTCTCTCATTTCCGATTCTATGCGCTTCACTTCGGCCAGGCCCAGTTCGTGGACCGATTCAGGGGTCATATCAGTTGTTATGTGCCAGCGAAGAATCCAGGCGTAGTAAGCGTCCCCATCGGGCAGCTTCCAGACACCGTCATCGGTTCCGGTCTTCATCTTCAGATCCTTCATGTAGGCGATGAGTTTTCCGTATGCCGGGTATACCGTTGAAGATATATCCTGCAGGGCCTGCTTTTTTAATTTCTCCCTTTCTTCCCTGTCAATGGTCCTGCATGCATCAATCTTTGCAGCAAAGGAGGTATACAGTATATTTTCCGACGGCGGCGCGGCAATGAAACTTTCCATCTGGTTTATCACTTTAGTGACGACGAAACGCGGCGGTATGGCTTTCATCGCTTCACGCATACGCAGGGATTCCAGGACCTGGTCGAATTTAACACGGAAAGCCCGGAGACGCTGTATGTAGCGGTCGGCACTCTTCTTTCCGGTTATACGGTGCATGGATTCAAGAAAGGCCGGCACCTCGCTCTGGACGCCGAAAAGCTGATTGACGGGATAGGGTGTCGGGCAGTTGACATTGTTCAGGTGGTAAGGGAATCTTTCCGATTCAACCTGATCCCGCAGGTACCGGCTGAAAATATCATCGGTGAGCTGTTCCTGACGGGACAGGCCGGACCGGTCATATCCCTGTAAAAGCACGAGTCCCTTCTTCGCCATTTCACGGCTCTCTCTTTCATGGGCAGGCGATGAATCGGTGAGTTTCCCGCTGTGAAAATCCAGAAGGGTGTTGTCGATAAAACCCAGATAGGTGAGCATCTCCGGGTCCCCCATGAGACTCTGCAGCGTAATTCTCTCCACGGCATGATTGAAACTGCAGGGCCTGCCCAGAAAGAGTTTATACGTCCATATGCCGACAGCCAGAATTATGATCAGAGCCATGCCAATAAAATATTTTTTCACAGGAACCTCCCATATGAAATCCGTTTCTTTTTCATCGGCCCGCATCCGCATCGACCGAGTCCCGCTCCGGCATCAGCCAGCGTCCCGGACCGTATTCATCCTGCACAGCTCGCAGCCTGTCACGCATGCCGGCAAATTCCTGTTTTTTCATGAGGAGCCACTTCATATGTTCCATCAGGCCCTCGGGTGAAAACTCGCGGGGAAACCGGGAGAAAGAAATATCCTCTCCCTCCAGGGTTCCCTCGGCCTTGCACAGGGCACACTCCAGTTTCCCGTTTCTGACGCGAAAGAGGTCCGAATGACACCGGGGACATCTTCCCGGCTGCGGAGGCATTACAATTCCGTCGGCAAGAGGACGCGCGAGCCCTTCGATCCTGTCGGCAAACCCGTCACCCAGGACTGCCTCGCCGGGGTGTGTTCCGTGAAATATTCCCAGGCCCAAGACCCTGAAACCCAGGGCGCTCACCTGTGATATGAGGGCCGTATCGGCATAGCCGCGGTAGTCCTCCCTCCCCAACGTCAGGGCCGCAACAACGGGTATTTTTTTAAAGACGGCGTGATAGCGTCCGGCCTGGAGCGCCCGGTCAGCGGCCATCTTCAAAATTCCCACGGGGCCCAGGACATAATCGGGGACGGCGAAAATGAGGGCCCCTGCCCGGGCCATCTGTTCCAGTAGCCACTCCATATCATCTTTTATATTGCAGGACACGCCTGGAAGGAGGCACGCATAGCATCCCTTGCAGGGACGTATGTCCAGTGAAGCAAGGCGGATGAGTTCGAGATCGTCCTCGCGTCCCAGGCTCCGCGCCATGGCCCTGATCACCAGTTCACTGTTGCCCTTTTTCCTGTATGAGCCCGTAATGCCGAGCAGCGTCTTTCCTTTCGTTTCTTTTTCCATCATCCCCGTCCGCATATGGTTATATTTTCCGTCATCGGCTCCATGAATCCAGCCGCGCCCCGGCATCTTCACGAAACGCCGATCGTATCCTAATGACATGCAGCCGGTATGTCAAAACAAATACGGATTGATTGCTTCATTTCCGCTATAAAGACACAATCATAATCATGGTTTATTACAATGAATATTATTCACTCCGGTAATATTATGTTTGAAATTTTTCTGTACCGACGTATAATGAGGCCATAAAAAAAAGCAGTATTATTTACCGGACAAAGCTTGAATAATGTTCAGTAATAAGGACAACTGCAACACAAAAGGGGTAGTTTTATGAGCAGAAAGGATTATCAATCGGGGATGTTCTGTATCGATATCAACTGCGCACACCATAAGGCCCTGGAGGGTCTGAAAGACAATGCCTACATGGACCGGAAAAAAGAGCTCTGCGGGGGCTGCTACGCTTGGAAGTTTTTTGTCTGGCTCCAGGATCACAAATACCGCATGGTTCAGACCCTGCCGGAGATGCCCAACAGGGAACTGGTGGCGCGCATCAAGGGCATTGACCCGGTACGCGTTGAAGATCTCACCGACGATGAGATTCTCTGCCTGTAATCAGGCGGGCAGGGATTACTTTTTCCTGAGAACCATGACAGCGATGTCATCTCCGGCGCCGCTGTTCCGTATATGCCTGTTGAAATCGCGCATAATATCATCAAGTATCTCCCGCGCCGTATTGCCCGCCGTGTTCTTCAATGAATTTTTTATCCCGTCCATGCCGAACTCCTGTCCATCGGCATTCAGACCTTCCAGCAGGCCGTCGGTGAAGAGGAGCAGAATATCGCCCCGATTCACGTTGAAACGTATGGAATCATATACTGGCTTTGATCCTTTTATTCCCACGGGCATGCCCCGCAGGGCTCCGTCATTGGGCCGAACGCGCACAACCTTGCCCGACGATTCCTGCCTGACAAAGAGATCGGGATGCCCGGCATTGACGTACTCCACCGTTCCCCCGCTAAACCGGAGGACGATGCCGCAGAGATAATTATCCACATTTTCCAACTCATCCTCTATCTCCGCATTTACTTTTTCCAGGAGCGCTCCGAGTTTTTCATCTTCGAAGGCGGAGAAATTCCGCACCAGTATGGATTTCGAAAGGAGTGTGATAAGGCCCGAAGCGATGCCGTGTCCCGAAACATCGAAGAGTGACAGGCCGTGGAGCACATTATTCTTAATATAGAAGTCATAAAAGTCGCCCGATATTCCCGACATGGGAAGAAAGGCCAGGGCTATATCCCAGTCGGGAAGCAGCGGCGGCGTCTGCGGAAGCATGCTGGTCTGAACATTGACCGCCATGTCCATGTCTATTTTCGCTATGCGCTGCGCCTCTTCCATATTTTTATTCGTATGTATAAGCTGATCATTCACTGACTCCAGCTCTTCCATGGCGCTCTCCAGTTCCTCGGTGCGAGCCTTCACTTTATTCTCCAGGTCCCTGTTGAGTTCCGAAACCTCGTGATACAGGTCCAGGAATTCACCCTGAAGTACATAGGCCATGGACAGGACAATAAGCATGAAAGCATACTCGATCAGGTACACGAAGGGATAAAGTGCCATGCCCACCAGGATGTCGTTAACCGCTGCGGCGAAAAAAAGTCCCATGGCCACGAGAAGAGGCGTGGCATGGCGACGAAACCCGCCGGCATAATGCCTGACAATGACATAAATGATAAATACGAAACCGAGCAGGAGAGAAGCATATTCCACTACATAAATGAGGCCAGGATTGGCCTCGTAGTAGGTCACGCTTGTCAGGCTTCCCAGCTTCACATAGCGCTTGATGCTGTTTTCCGCCGACAGGGTCAGGTCATTGCGAACCACGAGTCCCAAGATGAAAAGAACACCGAACCATACCGTCGAGAAAATAAAAAGGGGCTTTTTCTCATACTTGGCATAATATCGTATAAACCATATTATGGAGATACTCATAAGGGCAATGCTGGCGAACTGCAGGCGTTGCCATACAATTCCCTCTTCCACGGAGCCGGCATTGTAGAGCATGAAACAGAAGATATCATACAGGGCCGTTGAAAAGCAGGTCAGGGCGAAGAACAGGTCTTCACGCCCGGTTTGTCTCCGCAGATAGAACAGGGAGTAGTATAATCCAACATAGAATGATACGGCCGTCATGCAGGCCACGGGCAGCGATACTATGTTCATGGAGCCCTTCCTTTAGAAAATCTTCCTTATCCCCATGGGCAGCCGCCCGGAGAAAATCCCCTGACGCATCAGGTGCGACAAGGGAACCGTTTCTCATCAGAACTATCAGAAATGAAGATAAACATCAAACCATTTTCCCGATAATCAGGAAATGACCTGTGGACTCTTATTGATACGACACTCCCATCATGGTGAATACCGTACGGTACAGATCCTCATAGACATGTACCTCATCAAGTTCACCGGCATCTTCGGCAGCGGTTTCCGTCAGGGAAATATCCCCGTCAAGAATCATTTTCTTATATTTTCCCTCCAGCAGTGATACAGGTTCCCACAGGGGCAGGTCCCCGCTGTTGGGATCGCCGTTGCGCATAAACTGCGACCAGTACTCCATCATGGTCCGGGACAGGGACTCCCGTTCAGCCTCCGTATTACTGCTCCAGGCGAAACGGAAAAGGCTTGTTGGAGACGTGTCAAAGACGCCGAAAAGAAAACTGATCTCCAGACCGTGACACGCACCGATGACAAAATCGATGGGTCCTGTCTCGTTATCCCAGTCAAACCGGTATGCATACACATCATCCTGGTACAGGGACATGGCAAAGGCCGGTACCTCAACGCCCATGATACTGAAGAGCCCGCTCCCCGCCAGGGACAGGGGCTCATACACGGGCAGCAGCGCGGGATACAGTATGTCACTGGCTTCCAATCCCGGATCATCGGGATCCATCGTTGCAATGAGCTCTGCCAGTTCCCGGTCCGTCAGCCTTGATATGAGCAGGGGCAAAAATATCTTCATCTCTTCGCGGTTGCAGCCCGCAATAAAGGGAACACGGTTATACCGGCCCGACTTCAGCCTGGCCAGGGCACCTTTCGGTATGACCACGCCGTCCTCATAAATCTGCCCGGGACCTCCCGTGGTAAGGCCCCCGGGTCCGACTGCCAGCATCCCGTAAAGATCCCCAGGACTTTTGGCCCGCAGGTAGGCGGCCAGCCAGACATTGCCCTTTTCCGCCATGAGTGCCTCCGCCGCCTCACGGGTTTCGGCAAGCCCGTCCTTCACCAGCAGGCTCACGATAAGAGCATCGGAGGCGCTCTCTCCCGAAGCAACTGTATTGGTCGAGATAAAACCGCTCTGCGATATGGCCCTGTGGAAGAGTCCCGCGGCCTTGGGTGAAATCAGCATGGAATAGACATTGGCACCGCCGGCCGACTCGCCGGCTATAGTAACATTTCCGGGATCACCGCCGAAGGCCGTGATATTATCCCGGACCCACTTCAATGCCATGATGATGTCAAGAGTTCCATAGTTGCCCGAATCATCGAGGGGATCTCCGGTTTCCAGGCAGGGGTGCCGGAACCATCCCATGAGCCCCAGGCGGTAGTTGATACTCACCACCACGGTGCCGGTCCTCGCAGCGAAATGTGCCCCGTTATAAATACTGATAGCCGCATTCCCCGTGGTATTGCCGCCTCCATGTATCCACACCAGCACAGGAAGCCCGTCCTGGCTTCCAGCGGGACGCCATATATTAAGCGACAGACAATCCTCGCTGCCCATGGGAACGCCGAATATGTCGGCATCGAGCATGAAGCCCAGAAGGCTTCCCACCTGGGGACACATGGCGCAGAATTCACGGGCTTCACGCACGCCTTCCCAGGAGCGCGGCGGCCTGGGAGCCTTCCAGCGGAGAGTGCCCGCGGGCGTTTCCGCGTAGGGAATGCCAAGCCATGCCAGGGTATTCTCCACATCGGTAAAGCCCTGCACTGCCCCGTACATGGTCTGCTTCACCAGGTCAGCATCGGTATCTACAGAACCGGAACCCATGGTAATCCGGTCACCGGTATTACAGGACTGTTCCGGGTTTTCCGTTGAATTGTCGCACCGGGGAAATATAATAACAGCAATGATGAAAAAAAGAGGAATAAGAGCGGTACATTCAATAAATCTTTTCATAAACCCTCCCGAAAAAGATTTTTCAATGCCTTATATTCCTGTCATCATAGGCTGAAATTACATCATTAGCAATCATTTTTCCGGCCAGCCGGAATTTATTTTTTCCTGATAAATAAAACGGCTCTGTCCACACAGGCGTGTCAGAGCCATTCAATGTTTATTCTTTACCGCTGATAGTATATTACTGAGCCATCTTTATTTCATCCCATACTTTACTGTATTTAACATTCTCCGCTCCCATATCCTTCAGTACATCGGATTTTTTTACAATGGATGCGGGAAGGTTTACCGCCGGATTCTTCAGAAAATCTTCAGGCATGAGCTTCTGTGCTGCCGTATTGGGTGCCAGGTAGTTTATGTACTCCATGTTTTTCGCACTCACAGCCGGGTCCAGCATGAAGTTAATGAAGGCGTAGGCAAGTTTGATATTCTGGGCGGTTTCCGGGATCACCATGTCATCACAGCTCAGCGAGGTGCCTTCCTCGGGAACGGCAAAGGCCAGTTTCTTGTTCTGGTCCATGAGCTGCAGGGCATCGCCATTATAGGTATGGATAAGATAAAATTCCCCGGCATCAAGACCGCGCTTTGCCTCGTCCACTTCAAACTTGGCGATATTTTTCTTCCACTTGATAACCGTATCCCCGGCTTTTGCCAGTTCTGTTTCGCTGTGAGTGTTATAACTGAACCCATTGTATTTCAGAGCGGCTCCCACGGTTTCCCGTACATCATTGAGAAGCGTCATGCGTCCCTTAAGGTCCTCCCTTTCAAACATGGACCATGATGCCTTGAAGTTTTTAACTTTATCTTTGTTATACGCGATACCGGCAAAGCTCATCATGTAAGGGACGCTGTATTGCATGTCTTTGTCAAGGGCGAGTTTGAGATATTCTTTATCCACATTTCTCAGGTTGTCGATTTTCCCGTGGTCCAGGGATTTCAGCATGTTCTGTTGATGCATCACGTTTATCATATAACTTGAGCAGATGTACAGATCATAGCCCACGGCACCGGCCTTAACCTTTGCATAGAGAGCCTCGTTGGAATCAAAAAAATCCATGATAACACGGCAATTGTTCGCCTTTTCAAACTGCGTAATCACTTCGGGATTCACGTAATCGGCCCAGTTGTATACATGCAGTTCCGTTTCCTTTTTCCCGCAGGATGTTCCCGCGAAAACAACCAGTGCAGCCAGCAGACACAGTACGATTCTTTTCATCATTATTTCTCCTCCAGAAGTTTTTTACTGATAATAATAATTATAAAGGTGAACGTTAAAAATATTCCCGTCAACGCGTTTATCACCATGGGAGACCCGTGTTTCATCATGCTGTATATGTAAAGCGGGAGCGTGGCCGCTCCCGGACCGGTAACAAAAAAGGTGATAACGAAATCATCGATTGAAAGGGTGAATGCTAAAAGGCCCCCGGCGAAGATACCCGGCGCCAGTATGGGTATCATAATCCTGCGCACGGCGGTAAACCACGACGCACCCAGGTCCATGGCGGCCTCCATCACGGAGTAGTTGAAATCCTGGAGGCGGCCCATGACCACCATGGCAACGTAGCTGATGCAGAAGGTCACATGGGCGAGATATATGGTGAACAGTCCCAGATGCACCTTCAGCGCGACAAAAAAGAGCAGGAGACTTATGCCGATAAGTATGTCGGGAACAACAAGGGGCATGTAGATGAATACGTTATTCACCGACTGCAGAAAAGTCCTGAAGCGGTACAGGGCAATGGCGGCCACAGTACCCAGGACCATGGAGGTGAATGTTGTAGAAAGGGCCACGATGAGGGAGTTGCTCAGGGCATGCCATACGTCCCTGTCATTGAAAAGCTTGCCGTACCACTTGAGAGTGAATCCGCCCCATTCGCCGCCGAAGCGCGACATATTGAAGGAATTAATTATAACGATCAACAGGGGAACATAAAGAAACACGATGATACCCATGACTATGTAGAAGGGAGTTCTGGACCTGTTCACATGAATCCTCCCCTCGTATCGGCCTCATCGTTCTTCCTGCCCCGGGTTGCCAGGCGTATTATGAGTGGCACCATGACGATGAGTATGAGAAGCGTGGAGATAACGCTGGCCTGGGGAAGGTTCCTGTCCACAAAGGTCCTCTGGGCGATCTTGTTCCCTATCATTTCGCCGCCGGGACCTCCAACGATATCGGGAATGACATAACTCCCCAGTGCCGGGATAAGGACCACCATTATTGCCGTTATAAGTCCCTGCTTAATGCCGGGAAGATAGACGCGGATAAAAGCCTGTATTCTTCCGGCGCCCAGGTCATAGGCCGCTTCCATGAGGGAAAAGTTAAATTTTTCCGCGGCCGCATAAATAGGGAGAAGTGCGAAAGGGAGATAGGTGTACACCAGGACCAGAAGCACCGCCTCGCTGCGGTAAAGAAGAAAAGTATTTTCTGATGCGAGATGAAAAAAAACAAGAACCTGTTTAAGCAGGCCTTCGGGATGCAGGACAACCTTCCAGGCGAAAATACGGATGAGAAAATTGCTCCAGAAGGGGACGATGATGAGCAGCAGAAGGATATCACGCCATTTCTTTTCCGCCCTGGCCAGATAATATGCCGATGGAACGGCAAGGACCAGGCAGATGACCGTGGTCAGGAGGCTCAGCCATATGGTTCTCCACATGATGACGGGATATGAGGGATTTGCCAGCTCGGAAAAATTCCGCAACGTCCACTCCCGGCCTATACCGCCGAAACTATCCCCTGCCTTGAAGGCGATAATGAATATGACGATGGTGGGAATAACAAAGAAAATGACGAGCCACACCATGGCGGGCATTGTGAGCAGCAGTTCCGCGAAACGTTTGTTTATGCGTTCCTTCATCTCCTATTCTTCACCGGGGGCCGAAGATTCGCTTTCCATGGCGTCAGCATCGGGAAGCGTCAGCAGCGATTCATCCTTGACGTTATACCTGTCCAGCATGTAACAGTTGTCGGCATGCCATGATATCCACACGTCATTGCCGTGTTCTATGATTTTCTGGTCGAGAAGGAAACGGTCATGGGACTTCCGTATCTGTATGAGGTACTCATTGGCCCTGACCCAGTACGTTGTGTGGGTTCCCAGGTAGATGATATCCTCGACAACGCCCCTGATCATGTTGATACGCCGGTGCTCCTCGGGCTTGTCCAGCGTTATGTTGAATTTTTCCGGGCGGATGCTGAGATAAACCTTGCTTCCCTCGTGAAAGTTCTTGTCATTGTAGACCATGATATCGGTAAATTCCTCGATGTGGAGATAGCTGTAGGAGCCGTCATTCTTGGTGATCTCGGTTTCAAAAAAATTCGTATCGCCGATAAAGGCCGCCACGAAACTATTGGAGGGAGCTTCATACACGGCGGCAGGGGTGCCGTGCTGTTCAATTTTACCCATATTCATTATGGCGATGTGATCGCTGATACTCATGGCCTCGCCCTGGTCATGCGTCACATAGAGAAAAGTGATGCCCACTTCGTCATGAATCCAGTCCAACTCGACGAGCATGCGCTGACGCAGCTTAAGGTCCAGGGCCGCCAGGGGTTCATCAAGCAGCAGCACCTGCGGCTTGTTGATGAGAGCCCGGGCTATTGCCACCCTCTGCATCTGACCGCCGCTCAGTTTCGTGGCCTTTTTATCGGCCTGGTCGGTCATCTGGATAAGATCGAGAAACTTGTCCACTTCACGGGATATCTGGTTTTTAGCGACTTTTGCCATCTGGAGCCCGAATGATATATTTTCACGGACCGTCATGTGGGGGAACAGGGCGTAGTTCTGAAATACCGTATTGACCTGGCGCTTGTTGGAACCCTGATCGGTGATTTCCTTTCCGTTGAGGATGACACGGCCGCTATCGGGGGTTTCAAATCCGGCACAGATGCGCAGGAGCGTTGTTTTACCGCAGCCGCTGGGACCCAGGATGGAAAATATCTCCCCCTTTCCGATGGAGAGCGATACATTATCCAGCACCTTCAAGTCTCCAAAACTTTTTGAGATCCCCTCAAAGATCAGGAATTCGTTCATGGGCGTCCCTCAGAAGCAGGTATAAATAAACGGTTACATTCAGAGAACCTGCATACGGCACGCCCCCTGACGGCAGCACGGTAGAGACAGAACAACTAACTGTAACAGATGCGCACGACAAGTCAAAAATGTTTTTTCCCATAAAAAAAACATACTATTTCCGGGGTATCATCGAGAAAACGGGAAGGCCTATACAGACTAGTAGTGTTCAAATTCCCGCTCTGCCGATGCACCTCCTCTAAAAAAAATATGTTCCGCTCTCACCGGGTTTTTGCCCTCAGGAATGCGGTCACCCTCTCGTACTCTTTTTTAATG
This genomic interval carries:
- a CDS encoding flavodoxin family protein encodes the protein MKVVAFNGSPRAEGNTNILINIVFDELKKEGIECETVHIGRRLIRGCAACYKCFEKKDGHCIFNDDIINECIDKMRDAQGIILGSPTYFSNVTTEMKALIDRAGMVGRANTDLYRRKVGASVVAVRRSGANHVFSSLNYFFLIAEMIIPGSNYWNSGVGRNIGDVEQDEEGVQVMRTLGQNMAWLMEKLY
- a CDS encoding spermidine/putrescine ABC transporter permease; its protein translation is MKERINKRFAELLLTMPAMVWLVIFFVIPTIVIFIIAFKAGDSFGGIGREWTLRNFSELANPSYPVIMWRTIWLSLLTTVICLVLAVPSAYYLARAEKKWRDILLLLIIVPFWSNFLIRIFAWKVVLHPEGLLKQVLVFFHLASENTFLLYRSEAVLLVLVYTYLPFALLPIYAAAEKFNFSLMEAAYDLGAGRIQAFIRVYLPGIKQGLITAIMVVLIPALGSYVIPDIVGGPGGEMIGNKIAQRTFVDRNLPQASVISTLLILIVMVPLIIRLATRGRKNDEADTRGGFM
- a CDS encoding spermidine/putrescine ABC transporter substrate-binding protein, which codes for MMKRIVLCLLAALVVFAGTSCGKKETELHVYNWADYVNPEVITQFEKANNCRVIMDFFDSNEALYAKVKAGAVGYDLYICSSYMINVMHQQNMLKSLDHGKIDNLRNVDKEYLKLALDKDMQYSVPYMMSFAGIAYNKDKVKNFKASWSMFEREDLKGRMTLLNDVRETVGAALKYNGFSYNTHSETELAKAGDTVIKWKKNIAKFEVDEAKRGLDAGEFYLIHTYNGDALQLMDQNKKLAFAVPEEGTSLSCDDMVIPETAQNIKLAYAFINFMLDPAVSAKNMEYINYLAPNTAAQKLMPEDFLKNPAVNLPASIVKKSDVLKDMGAENVKYSKVWDEIKMAQ
- a CDS encoding spermidine/putrescine ABC transporter permease is translated as MGIIVFLYVPLLIVIINSFNMSRFGGEWGGFTLKWYGKLFNDRDVWHALSNSLIVALSTTFTSMVLGTVAAIALYRFRTFLQSVNNVFIYMPLVVPDILIGISLLLFFVALKVHLGLFTIYLAHVTFCISYVAMVVMGRLQDFNYSVMEAAMDLGASWFTAVRRIMIPILAPGIFAGGLLAFTLSIDDFVITFFVTGPGAATLPLYIYSMMKHGSPMVINALTGIFLTFTFIIIIISKKLLEEK
- a CDS encoding DUF885 domain-containing protein produces the protein MRMRADEKETDFIWEVPVKKYFIGMALIIILAVGIWTYKLFLGRPCSFNHAVERITLQSLMGDPEMLTYLGFIDNTLLDFHSGKLTDSSPAHERESREMAKKGLVLLQGYDRSGLSRQEQLTDDIFSRYLRDQVESERFPYHLNNVNCPTPYPVNQLFGVQSEVPAFLESMHRITGKKSADRYIQRLRAFRVKFDQVLESLRMREAMKAIPPRFVVTKVINQMESFIAAPPSENILYTSFAAKIDACRTIDREEREKLKKQALQDISSTVYPAYGKLIAYMKDLKMKTGTDDGVWKLPDGDAYYAWILRWHITTDMTPESVHELGLAEVKRIESEMREILQSQGYTGAPVSVFMNRLAKEKRFLYPDTAPGKEQVLRDYEAIVREMEAGVKSFIATGTDRKVEVKRLPVFKEATSPTAYYNPPSMDGGRPGIFYVNLRNTGDQVRFGMRTLAYHEAVPGHHTQLAIAMDLKGVPMFRKVYPFTAYVEGWALYAERLAWEQGYQDDPFSNLGRLQAEMFRAVRLVVDTGIHRKKWTRERAIAYMLEKTGMSVTDVTAEIERYIVMPGQACAYKIGMIKLLEYRERMKRELGSRFDIRKFHDLILLNGSMPLDILDRVISGYIEKEKGL
- a CDS encoding spermidine/putrescine ABC transporter ATP-binding protein, which codes for MNEFLIFEGISKSFGDLKVLDNVSLSIGKGEIFSILGPSGCGKTTLLRICAGFETPDSGRVILNGKEITDQGSNKRQVNTVFQNYALFPHMTVRENISFGLQMAKVAKNQISREVDKFLDLIQMTDQADKKATKLSGGQMQRVAIARALINKPQVLLLDEPLAALDLKLRQRMLVELDWIHDEVGITFLYVTHDQGEAMSISDHIAIMNMGKIEQHGTPAAVYEAPSNSFVAAFIGDTNFFETEITKNDGSYSYLHIEEFTDIMVYNDKNFHEGSKVYLSIRPEKFNITLDKPEEHRRINMIRGVVEDIIYLGTHTTYWVRANEYLIQIRKSHDRFLLDQKIIEHGNDVWISWHADNCYMLDRYNVKDESLLTLPDADAMESESSAPGEE